A genomic region of Carassius carassius chromosome 27, fCarCar2.1, whole genome shotgun sequence contains the following coding sequences:
- the LOC132107043 gene encoding rho GTPase-activating protein 20-like isoform X1, giving the protein MRRRGSYDGTTAPLQPHLRGLAQRRRSAPNLLLGKALGMTWSPIREEAQCLVAVDQCPFVLGLTSEHSELILDECAQLTEGLKTRDRHLFLLSDALVIAKLKSNASYRLKHRIDLKDLWVCGFENGDDEAEDEDTDVDLRTSIVLAWSVYLSLASFCLPELKDHWLDTLHRKTAEARSRAGSTSPPPSILMKVLNGNTTNKTLSGVGMDSAELPFDGNAKISTLSKQFHNQEAHAQQPIGENGGKRHFFFKLKRSSTSPSVPAHPESSAKSLLFGRHLQDDTTLPKPITEILLLLFRKGPFTEGVFRVSCNSKNLNALKDQLNSGAQVDMEALPVTLLVGLLKIFLKELPGGLLVFEHYESWISALERERTEDAQRELRRMAEKLPKANSLLLQHLLCLFYHISQHSETNKMDAKNLAVCIAPTLLHRDSQPLDRDDVAKATNLIQFLIENCCEVFGNAILKLFGDLEDQESIEKSDSASLMSPDISFDVHQHDSAYDSTDQDVDCDCVEAESRSQEDNMMPHGSPGLCKLERSDIHSCSSEAIFDTFTNPFNRRCSEPSIFPSAPMTGLRELARSHDNFSTEKEDFDDQPLKKQNSDDSFLHPNRCENRRSQMAKTLNIDLPISVSSPASKAGSCPSFCSSDSTSSNLSEQSITTSPQPSPSSPRKSTRHSSFMIKPRLSNAQGDLEVTRRSLSMRAKSLGNFTFNRGSLKKGDSQKEVVFPCETLQEDSQNETENIDELARRRRPLSAIEVFQHVDSRMPCSPPSYEQALQTGAQPAPPQYRAMTVQHARELGRKSRPISMNDCLLDHYKVNEPTEYKETFTESIQLEEPQPVPFRQRAMSESVSQLRHEQVSRRCSQPVFEEFSYAKESYV; this is encoded by the exons ATGAGGAGGAGAGGAAGTTATGATGGCACCACTGCCCCCTTACAGCCA CACCTGCGGGGTCTGGCTCAGAGGAGACGTTCTGCACCAAACCTGCTGCTGGGCAAAGCTTTAGGAATGACTTGGAGTCCAATAAG GGAAGAAGCTCAGTGTCTGGTGGCGGTGGATCAGTGTCCCTTCGTGCTGGGATTGACCAGTGAGCACTCCGAGCTGATTCTGGATGAATGTGCTCAGCTGACCGAAGGACTAAAGACCAGAGACAGACACCTCTTCCTCCTCAGTGACGCCCTAGTCATCGCCAAGCTCAA GTCAAATGCAAGTTACAGACTGAAACACAGGATTGATCTGAAGGACCTGTGGGTGTGCGGCTTTGAAAATGGTGACGACGAGGCAGAGGACGAAGATACAGATGTTGATCTAAGAACATCTATCGTATTGGCTTGGTCTGTTTATCTTAGCTTGGCCTCGTTCTG TTTGCCTGAGCTAAAGGACCACTGGCTGGATACTCTACACAG AAAGACTGCAGAGGCAAGATCGAGAGCAGGCAGCACTTCTCCACCGCCCAGCATCCTCATGAAGGTGCTGAATGGCAATACCACG AATAAAACTCTAAGTGGAGTTGGGATGGACTCTGCAGAGTTGCCTTTTGAT GGCAACGCCAAAATCTCCACCCTCTCGAAGCAGTTTCATAACCAAGAGGCACATGCACAGCAGCCTATTG GAGAAAATGGAGGCAAAAGGCACTTTTTCTTCAAGCTGAAGAGAAGCTCCACCAGCCCAAGTGTACCTGCTCATCCTGAGTCCAGTGCAAAGAGCTTGCTGTTTGGAAGACATCTCCAAGATGACACCACACTTCCAAAACCAATTACT GAAATACTCCTGTTGCTGTTCAGGAAGGGTCCATTTACTGAGGGTGTCTTCAGAGTCTCGTGCAACAGCAAAAACCTGAATGCTCTCAAAGATCAGCTGAACTCTGGAGCCCAGGTGGACATGGAAGCCCTGCCTGTGACGCTCCTGGTTGGATTGTTGAAG ATTTTTCTGAAGGAACTCCCTGGAGGCCTGCTGGTATTTGAGCACTATGAAAGCTGGATCAGTGCTCTAGAGAGGGAAAGGACAGAGGATGCTCAAAGAGAGCTGAGAAG AATGGCAGAGAAGTTGCCCAAAGCAAACAGTCTCCTCCTGCAGCACCTGCTCTGCCTGTTTTACCACATCAGTCAACATTCAGAAACCAACAAAATGGATGCCAAGAACCTGGCAGTGTGCATTGCTCCAACATTGCTGCATCGTGACAGCCAGCCACTAGACAGGGATGATGTAGCGAAG gCCACAAATCTTATCCAGTTCCTAATTGAAAACTGCTGTGAGGTATTTGGAAATGCTATCCTGAAGCTTTTTGGGGATTTAGAGGATCAGGAGTCCATTGAAAAATCAG ATTCAGCCTCCCTGATGTCCCCTGATATCTCTTTTGATGTCCACCAGCATGACTCGGCGTATGACAGCACAGATCAAGATGTCGATTGTGATTGTGTAGAAGCTGAGAGCCGGTCTCAGGAGGACAACATGATGCCACATGGGAGCCCAGGTCTATGCAAACTAGAACGCTCTGACATTCACTCTTGTTCCTCTGAAGCTATATTTGATACTTTCACAAATCCCTTCAATCGGCGATGCTCTGAGCCCTCCATTTTTCCTTCTGCCCCCATGACGGGTTTAAGAGAGCTTGCCCGTAGCCATGACAACTTTTCGACAGAGAAGGAAGACTTTGACGACCAACCACTCAAGAAGCAGAACTCGGATGACTCTTTCTTGCATCCCAACCGCTGTGAGAACAGAAGATCCCAGATGGCCAAGACTTTGAACATAGACTTGCCAATTAGTGTGTCTTCTCCAGCATCCAAGGCTGGTTCCTGTCCATCATTCTGTTCCTCAGATAGCACTTCCTCAAATCTCTCAGAGCAATCAATAACCACATCACCCCAGCCATCCCCTTCAAGCCCCCGCAAGTCTACTAGGCATTCATCCTTTATGATTAAACCTAGACTTAGCAATGCCCAAGGAGACCTGGAAGTGACCCGACGATCCCTTTCAATGAGGGCCAAAAGCCTTGGAAACTTTACGTTTAACAGAGGCAGTCTGAAGAAAGGAGATTCCCAGAAGGAAGTGGTCTTCCCATGTGAAACTCTCCAAGAGGACTCACAAAATGAGACGGAGAACATCGATGAGCTTGCTCGGCGTCGAAGGCCTCTCTCAGCCATCGAGGTCTTCCAACATGTGGATAGTCGTATGCCATGCAGCCCCCCATCCTATGAGCAGGCGCTGCAGACTGGAGCACAACCAGCCCCTCCGCAGTACAGGGCCATGACGGTCCAACACGCCCGAGAGCTTGGGAGGAAATCTCGACCCATATCCATGAACGACTGCCTGCTGGACCATTACAAAGTTAACGAACCCACAGAATACAAAGAAACATTCACAGAAAGCATTCAATTAGAAGAACCACAGCCAGTGCCGTTCCGGCAGAGGGCCATGTCTGAGTCAGTGTCCCAGTTGAGACATGAACAAGTGTCCCGCAGGTGTAGTCAGCCTGTGTTTGAGGAGTTCTCCTATGCAAAGGAATCTTATGTGTGA
- the LOC132107043 gene encoding T-cell activation Rho GTPase-activating protein-like isoform X2, with product MKVLNGNTTNKTLSGVGMDSAELPFDGNAKISTLSKQFHNQEAHAQQPIGENGGKRHFFFKLKRSSTSPSVPAHPESSAKSLLFGRHLQDDTTLPKPITEILLLLFRKGPFTEGVFRVSCNSKNLNALKDQLNSGAQVDMEALPVTLLVGLLKIFLKELPGGLLVFEHYESWISALERERTEDAQRELRRMAEKLPKANSLLLQHLLCLFYHISQHSETNKMDAKNLAVCIAPTLLHRDSQPLDRDDVAKATNLIQFLIENCCEVFGNAILKLFGDLEDQESIEKSDSASLMSPDISFDVHQHDSAYDSTDQDVDCDCVEAESRSQEDNMMPHGSPGLCKLERSDIHSCSSEAIFDTFTNPFNRRCSEPSIFPSAPMTGLRELARSHDNFSTEKEDFDDQPLKKQNSDDSFLHPNRCENRRSQMAKTLNIDLPISVSSPASKAGSCPSFCSSDSTSSNLSEQSITTSPQPSPSSPRKSTRHSSFMIKPRLSNAQGDLEVTRRSLSMRAKSLGNFTFNRGSLKKGDSQKEVVFPCETLQEDSQNETENIDELARRRRPLSAIEVFQHVDSRMPCSPPSYEQALQTGAQPAPPQYRAMTVQHARELGRKSRPISMNDCLLDHYKVNEPTEYKETFTESIQLEEPQPVPFRQRAMSESVSQLRHEQVSRRCSQPVFEEFSYAKESYV from the exons ATGAAGGTGCTGAATGGCAATACCACG AATAAAACTCTAAGTGGAGTTGGGATGGACTCTGCAGAGTTGCCTTTTGAT GGCAACGCCAAAATCTCCACCCTCTCGAAGCAGTTTCATAACCAAGAGGCACATGCACAGCAGCCTATTG GAGAAAATGGAGGCAAAAGGCACTTTTTCTTCAAGCTGAAGAGAAGCTCCACCAGCCCAAGTGTACCTGCTCATCCTGAGTCCAGTGCAAAGAGCTTGCTGTTTGGAAGACATCTCCAAGATGACACCACACTTCCAAAACCAATTACT GAAATACTCCTGTTGCTGTTCAGGAAGGGTCCATTTACTGAGGGTGTCTTCAGAGTCTCGTGCAACAGCAAAAACCTGAATGCTCTCAAAGATCAGCTGAACTCTGGAGCCCAGGTGGACATGGAAGCCCTGCCTGTGACGCTCCTGGTTGGATTGTTGAAG ATTTTTCTGAAGGAACTCCCTGGAGGCCTGCTGGTATTTGAGCACTATGAAAGCTGGATCAGTGCTCTAGAGAGGGAAAGGACAGAGGATGCTCAAAGAGAGCTGAGAAG AATGGCAGAGAAGTTGCCCAAAGCAAACAGTCTCCTCCTGCAGCACCTGCTCTGCCTGTTTTACCACATCAGTCAACATTCAGAAACCAACAAAATGGATGCCAAGAACCTGGCAGTGTGCATTGCTCCAACATTGCTGCATCGTGACAGCCAGCCACTAGACAGGGATGATGTAGCGAAG gCCACAAATCTTATCCAGTTCCTAATTGAAAACTGCTGTGAGGTATTTGGAAATGCTATCCTGAAGCTTTTTGGGGATTTAGAGGATCAGGAGTCCATTGAAAAATCAG ATTCAGCCTCCCTGATGTCCCCTGATATCTCTTTTGATGTCCACCAGCATGACTCGGCGTATGACAGCACAGATCAAGATGTCGATTGTGATTGTGTAGAAGCTGAGAGCCGGTCTCAGGAGGACAACATGATGCCACATGGGAGCCCAGGTCTATGCAAACTAGAACGCTCTGACATTCACTCTTGTTCCTCTGAAGCTATATTTGATACTTTCACAAATCCCTTCAATCGGCGATGCTCTGAGCCCTCCATTTTTCCTTCTGCCCCCATGACGGGTTTAAGAGAGCTTGCCCGTAGCCATGACAACTTTTCGACAGAGAAGGAAGACTTTGACGACCAACCACTCAAGAAGCAGAACTCGGATGACTCTTTCTTGCATCCCAACCGCTGTGAGAACAGAAGATCCCAGATGGCCAAGACTTTGAACATAGACTTGCCAATTAGTGTGTCTTCTCCAGCATCCAAGGCTGGTTCCTGTCCATCATTCTGTTCCTCAGATAGCACTTCCTCAAATCTCTCAGAGCAATCAATAACCACATCACCCCAGCCATCCCCTTCAAGCCCCCGCAAGTCTACTAGGCATTCATCCTTTATGATTAAACCTAGACTTAGCAATGCCCAAGGAGACCTGGAAGTGACCCGACGATCCCTTTCAATGAGGGCCAAAAGCCTTGGAAACTTTACGTTTAACAGAGGCAGTCTGAAGAAAGGAGATTCCCAGAAGGAAGTGGTCTTCCCATGTGAAACTCTCCAAGAGGACTCACAAAATGAGACGGAGAACATCGATGAGCTTGCTCGGCGTCGAAGGCCTCTCTCAGCCATCGAGGTCTTCCAACATGTGGATAGTCGTATGCCATGCAGCCCCCCATCCTATGAGCAGGCGCTGCAGACTGGAGCACAACCAGCCCCTCCGCAGTACAGGGCCATGACGGTCCAACACGCCCGAGAGCTTGGGAGGAAATCTCGACCCATATCCATGAACGACTGCCTGCTGGACCATTACAAAGTTAACGAACCCACAGAATACAAAGAAACATTCACAGAAAGCATTCAATTAGAAGAACCACAGCCAGTGCCGTTCCGGCAGAGGGCCATGTCTGAGTCAGTGTCCCAGTTGAGACATGAACAAGTGTCCCGCAGGTGTAGTCAGCCTGTGTTTGAGGAGTTCTCCTATGCAAAGGAATCTTATGTGTGA